The following DNA comes from Synechocystis sp. PCC 7509.
GGGGTTTGGAGGCACAAATTCCTTCTTTCTCTCCCCATGATTTTCGCCGCACATTTATTAGTAATTTGCTAGACCGGGGGGCAGACATTAGCACGGTGCAGAAATTGGCGGGTCACGCGAGTCCTGTGACGACAGCGCGGTATGACAGGCGGGGAGAAGCGGCTGAACGCAAGGCGGCGAATCTGCACGCATACTCCTTACGTGCGGTCGCACTTCTAATGGAGATTCTAGGATTATTTCGATTTCCGGTAGCAATAATTGTCACTACCCCAATTCTTAACTTTGTGGAGGGAGAAACATCCTAAATTTTATGTCTTATCAGCTACAACAACTCGGTTAATTGTATGCTGTGCAATATCGGCTTGACGACAAATATTATCAAATGTAATTTAGTTTTGGAGAGTTAGATTATGTCTTTTACTATCGAGTCTGCACGCTCTATTTTTCCGGACACTAAAGTTGCTAATGCGGTTCCAGCGACAGTTGAATCTTTTGAGCGACTCAAGGCTGAGGATCAGTTAGCTTTACTTTGGTTTGCCTATACGGAGATGGGAGTTACAATCACTGCTGCCGCTATGCAGGTAGTCGATATGGTTTTTGCAGAGAAAACCCTGACTCAAATTAAACAAATGCCTGAATTGGAGCAAACGCAAGTTATGTGCGATTTGGTTAACCATACTGACACTCCTATCTGCCGCACTTACTCAGCTTTTGGCACAAATGTTAAGTTAGGCTTTTGGTATCAGTTAAGCGAGTGGATGAAACAAGGGCTTGTTGCTCCGATTCCAGAAGGTTATAAATTGTCAGCAACGGCATCAGAAGTGCTTGGAGCCATCCGTCAACTTGAAGGGGGTCAGCAACTGACGGTATTACGAGATATTGTCCTCAACATGGGATATAGCTCAACGATGGTTACCCCAGAAGTCGCAGAACCTGTGGTTCCACCTAAAGATGTTAAACCCCGAACTAAAATCAGCATTGAGGGCATCAACAACTCTACAGTTTTGAGCTACATGGAGAATATGAACGCCTTTGACTTTCCGGCGGCGGTGGCTTTATTTGCTGAAGACGGTGCATTGCAACCGCCCTTCGAGGAACCAATTGTGAGCCGAGAGTCTATCCTCACTTATATGCGTGAAGAATGCTACGGACTCAAGCTGATACCTGAACGGGGGATCTCGGAGCCAGCAGCAGAGGGATTTACCCAGATTAAAGTGACAGGTAAAGTGCAAACTCCGTGGGTGGGTGACAGTGTTGGTATTCTTCTCGCATGGCGGTTTTTGCTTAATCCTCAAAGTGAGATTTTCTTTGTAGCAATTGACGTGCTTGCCTCTCCCCAAGAACTACTAAATCTTGGTTTGATAAAGTAAAACTTTCTGAGGTTGACACAGAGAATTTCTTCAGAATGTTTACAGGCAATCCCGTCAAAAATCGTTTGCCAACTGATAAATAACGATAATTCACTCCGAGCGTTGGTGATAAACAAGGGGACAATCAGCGCTCCTAATTTTTTCTCTTTCAGGGCTTTCGCACCGTAAGGAAAGCAATCTGTTGAATGTCAACTATCCTGGGTTCTTCCGAGCTTTTGGTGATCTAGTCATAATATGAGGAACTGATGACTATTGGATATGAGTTACTGAGACAGAATGAAACGTTTGCTGAGTAATGCTAATCCAGCGCGTCCATACATCTGCCGTTTCAACATTTTTAATCGGTTATTCAATCCTTCCACTGGTCCATTGCTCACGTTTAACATCATGCTTGCCTTAACCGCCACGTAGTCATCAAAAAGACCGAATGCAAATGATTGAAATGGCTTCAACGAACTTTTGAGAGCCTTGGTCAACCAAGCTTCAAACGCCTCACCTTGTCGCTGGCGTAGCAGCCGTAAAAACTCCTCTGCTAACTCTACTGCAATTGCTAGGTCTGGGTGCTGTGCTATCAGAGGCCTCAACACTTCAGTGTCTTCGCACGCTCGAT
Coding sequences within:
- a CDS encoding orange carotenoid protein N-terminal domain-containing protein, which translates into the protein MSFTIESARSIFPDTKVANAVPATVESFERLKAEDQLALLWFAYTEMGVTITAAAMQVVDMVFAEKTLTQIKQMPELEQTQVMCDLVNHTDTPICRTYSAFGTNVKLGFWYQLSEWMKQGLVAPIPEGYKLSATASEVLGAIRQLEGGQQLTVLRDIVLNMGYSSTMVTPEVAEPVVPPKDVKPRTKISIEGINNSTVLSYMENMNAFDFPAAVALFAEDGALQPPFEEPIVSRESILTYMREECYGLKLIPERGISEPAAEGFTQIKVTGKVQTPWVGDSVGILLAWRFLLNPQSEIFFVAIDVLASPQELLNLGLIK
- a CDS encoding transposase is translated as RACEDTEVLRPLIAQHPDLAIAVELAEEFLRLLRQRQGEAFEAWLTKALKSSLKPFQSFAFGLFDDYVAVKASMMLNVSNGPVEGLNNRLKMLKRQMYGRAGLALLSKRFILSQ